The sequence TCTTTGAACTTCAAGCGCCTTGAGGTAGTGAGAGAGGACAATGAGGTTTTGCTCAGGGGAGAATCGATAGGTTTTGTGGCCCCAATAGGCGTTGGCGAATGGTCCAAGATTTCCTTTAGCGGCAAACTCAGCCACGCGCTTTTGCACCGCTGTGAGCTCATCCGCTCCCGTAGCGATAGGGTTGGGGGAGTATTTAAAGGCTAGCTTGCTCGCGGCCACGGGGTCAGCTTTGAGCGCAGAGGTGATGTCGCACCAGTCAAGCCCGTGAAGGTGATAAAAGTGAACTGTGTGATCATGGAGAATCAAAGAGATGCTCATTAGTGAGCGGATTAGCTCCGCGTTTAGAGGAGGTTTGATTCCCAATGCGTTTTCCACGGCACTGATTCCTGCTTTGTAGTGGGAGTAGGTGCAGACGCCACAGATTCTTTGCGTGAAAAAGCCCGCGTCTCTTGGGTCTCTGCCCTTAAGGATTGTCTCCAATCCTCGCCAAAGGGTCGCCGTGGAGAACGCATCTTGAATGACGTTGTTTTCATCCACTACCACTTCGATTCTTAGGTGTCCTTCAATTCGAGTGATAGGATCTACTACGATTCGTTTTGTCATAAAGCCGCTCCTTAATTATTCTCTTTATCTTTGACCATCATGGACAATACCGCGTGCGCCGCCACACCTACGGCTGTTGCCGCTAGTAGCGTGATACCGATTTTATCCGCCGTCTTATCTGCACCTAATCCATCAAAAGCTGTGGCATAGAGTCGATTGGCCACAGGCTCTTCAAAAGGCCCCATGGTATCCCAAAAATCAGGCTCAGAACAGCCGATGCATCCATGTCCTGCCTGAACAGGCCAGCTAGTGTGCTGATTGAATCGAAGTTTAGAGCAGTTGTTGAAAGTGTAGGGACCTTTACAACCGACTTTGTAGAGGCAGTAGCCTTTTTTAGCTCCCTCATCTCCGAACTCTTGAACAAACTCGCCCGCATCAAATCGACCGCGTCGCTCACATAGGTCGTGGATTCTAAGACCATAGGCCCACATGGGTCGATTGAAAGCATCGACAGAAGGAAGGGTTCCAAAAAGAATAAAATGGAGAACGTTTCCTACGATGTTCTTCTCGCTAGGAGGACATCCAGGGACATTGATGACAGGCTTGTTGGTAACTTTGCTGAGGGGCTGAGCGTTGGTAGGATTGGGGCGAGCCGCTTGAACTCCTCCAAAACTGCTACAGGAACCGATCGCAAAAATAGCGGCTGCATTAGCTGAAGCGTGTCTAGCGTGCTCTGCACCTGTGGTTCCGTGAGGCCCTACGGTGAGATAAAACTCACTACTTCCCGCAGGAATACCTCCCTCAACCATGAGGACATAGCGACCTTTGTATTTCTCGATAGCGTGCTCTAGGTTGTGCTCAGCTTGCCAGCCCGCAGCCGCCATAACGGTTTCATGATACTCTAGGGAGATGTAGTCAAAAATGAGACTGTCAATCCCCGGACCATCGGTTCTTAGGAGACTCTCGCTACAACCTGTACACTCAGCCATATGGAGCCAAATCACAGGCAATCGATCCGCCAACTCAGCCGCTTTGGCAGTGAGAGGAGTAAAGGTCGCTGGCAAAGACAACATCGCTGTCATCGCTCCCGCCCATTTCATGAAATCTCGCCGCTCGATGCCCTTCTCTTCTAGCATCTGCGGAATATCTTTATCCTCCCTAATTGCAGGCAAGGAAGACAACTCTTGTAGTCTTTGCGAAGCCTTTTTAAAAAGCTCTTGGGTTCTCTCCATGTCCATTCCTTCATTGAATTGGTGTTAAGGCATAGCGCCTTACAGGAACATGGTTACTTTACTCTTTACTTTCTTAAAAAAGCATATAAAAAAAATTTAACTTTTCATCTAATTTGAACTTCTCAAGTATTATTAATATAAAAGAAATAATAACTTTATCGCACTCCCCTAATTTCACCAAGAGCCGATAGCACCGTCTCTCTGTCCTTCATGGGAATTTTCTGCGACCCAATGATCTGCTCCGCCTCATCCCCCTTGCCAAGGATTAGTAATACTTCTTGCGCTTCCAATTCTTTCACGGCTCGCCTGATGGCCTGCACCCTATCAGGCTCCTTGACGCACTTTTGGCAATGGTGAATTCCCTTCTCTATCTCTTCGATAATAAGAAGGGGATCTTCACTCCGAGGGTTGTCGCTGGTGAGGTAGATACGCTTCGCGTAACGATCGGCCACTGCTCCCATTTTAGGGCGTTTACTCCGATCCCGATCTCCGCCAGCTCCAAAGAGCACTACAATTTCTTGATGGGGAAAAGATTCAAAAATCTGCCTCATCCCATCTTCGGTATGGGCAAAATCAACCACCACCAAAGGCTCTTCGCTCACGCGCTCCATGCGCCCCTCCACGCCCCCAAAACGCTCCGCCATATCACAAATCTCCTGCAACTCGCCTCCTATGAGACGATGCACAGCGGAGACGGCCGCAAGAAGATTGTAGAGATTGTGCTTGCCAAAAAGCGACGAGGAGAGCGAGGCCTCTTTTTCTAAAAAGGCAATTCGTGCTTCAATACCCCCGTGAAGCGAGTAGGCTTTGACATGGTAACTGGAGGGATGCTCGATTCCATAAGAGAGGGCATTTTGGAGATTAAACTTCGCCTTTGACTCATCCTTGTTGATGAGTTTTGGGGTCGAATCGTCAAAGAAAGAGTTCTTGGTTTGAATGTAGTGCTCTAGGCTCTTGTGGTAGTCCAAGTGGTCGCTCGTGATATTGGTGAGAATCTTAAGCGCAAAATTGAGCCCCTCGATACGCTTTTGGTCAATCGCATGCGAGCTCACCTCCATCACAAAAAAGTCACACCCTGCCCTCTTGGCACGATCGATTCGCTCATAAAGCTCCAAAAGAGGAGGAGTGGTGAGACCTTTGGGCTCAATGAGCTCATCATTCATGAAAAAGCCTCGCGTCCCCAAAAGTGCCACCTTATATCCCAAATCAAGCAGAATCGAATAGATCGCCGCACTCGTGGTGGTTTTGCCATTGGTGCCTGTGACCCCAATAAGAGGAATATCGGTCTTTAAGAATCGATGGAGATCTTTAGGCTCCAAGAAGAGCTTACACCCCTTCTCTCTAGCCGCCGCCTCATAAACTCTAGAGCTCTGAGTGAGCAAAAAGGCACTCTTTGGAGTGCACTCTCGTGAATCATCGCTGATAAACTCCACCTCGTCTTGATGAGAAAAAACCTTCATCGCTTTGCCGCCTTCTCATAAAGTCTCTGGAAACGAGGATCATAGGCGAGTGCATCACCCGTGGCCTCTAAATAGTTGAGGGCAATTTCGCTAAAATCATATTCAATAAGAGAATCCAAGAACTCTAAAAACTCTTCTTTGCTGGTGATGATGATTTTAGTGCTGAACATCAAATCCTCAAACGCTCGCTTAAACCCCCCTCGATTCTCAACCAGATGCTGAAAATCACTATAGAGAATTCCCTTGACCGAATCGACATTCACACTATTAAAAGCATTAATCATAGCCGATATCTCACTCACATTCCCATCAAAGCTCTCCACTAATTCCAGCATGATTTTGTGAGATTCTTCGGGATTTTGGCGCTTGAGAATTTGGTAGTATTCATAAAGAGCTTTCGATTCCTCCTCATGATCTAGCGCCATATCCGCGAGCAAGAGCCCCACCCTTGATTCCAAATCCTCACTCCTCTCTGCAAGAATCTGCGAGTAGGAGCGAGTCGATTCATCATACCTGCCTTGAATATAATCCTGCTCGGCCTTCAACTTCAAGGAGTGTAAAAATTTCTTATCTATAAGCTTCTCCATTCGCTCTCCATGCCATGCGGCACATTGACAATTTCAATTTCGGGATGAATCTCTAGGCGCATCTGCCGCTCAATTCCATTCTTAAGCGTGAGCGCACTACTTGCACAGCCCTTACAAGCCCCCTCCAATCGCACATAGACCTTGGGGGCGGCGACGCCAATCAAAGAGACATCCCCTCCATCCAGTGCCAAGGTGGGGCGAACCTTCTCCAAAACTCTCTCAACGGGCTTCAAAAGATCATCATCACTAAAGGGAAACACGATTAATTCTCCTCAAAAAGGGGTTAGAAACGGGTAATGAGGGCGATTTTACAATAAAGTTTCATGGTTTTAAATTAAGGGAAAAAGAGGGGAAAGAGGGGTTACCTTGCCCTCTCCTGCTTTAAAAAGCAGAAGAGGGCAAGGTGAAAAAAGTTTAGATGAGTTCGATGAAAGCTAAAGGAGCAGCATCGCCCTTGCGAAGACGTGTTCGGACGATTCGAGTGTAACCGCCTTTGCGATCGCTATACTTAGGAGCGATCTCCACCACAAGTTTGTTAGTGGCGTTTTTGTCTTGAAGGTGTGCAAAAACTGCTCTATGCGCGTTGAAAGAACCTTCAGAAGCCTTAGTGATTAGCTTTTCGATATAACTCTGAAGTTCTTTAGCTTTGATGACCGTGGTCTCAATCTTCTGATTCTCCACCAAAGCGATAGCCAGATTCTTCAAAAGCGCCTTTCGATGCGCTGAAGTCCTGCCTAGCTTTCTATAACCGTGGTTGTGTCTCATAGGTTATCCTTATTTGCTTTTTATCGTTATTTTAGTTTATTTAATCGCTTCTGAAGTGCACTCGACACCTCTTCAGCCAAGTCTGAACCCACAGGATAGCCAATCTCTTCAAGCTTGTCTTTGATCTCATCAAAAGACTTCTTGCCTAGATTCTTCACTTCTTTAAGCTCATTCTCTCCCAAAAGCACTAATTCGCCGACAAATTTCATTCCAGCGCGATCAAGGCAGTTGAAAGAACGGGCGCTCAAATTAAGAGCTTCGATCTTTTGAAGAAGGGGCTTGAGCTCAGGGTCTTCCTCATCGCTTGAAGTTGATTCAGCTGAGGAGACGCTCCACTCACTATTAAAAACAGACATCTGTTTTTGCATCACACCCAAAGCGTCTTTAAAAGCCGCGATAGGCTCAATGAGACCATCCGTTTCGATTTCCAAAACGATCTTCTCGTAGGTGGGATTGTCCTCTACAAGGACATTTTCGATCTCGTAGGTGGCTTTCTTCACGGGGGTGAAGTAGGCATCAAGAGGAATATAGCCCTCAGGAATCAGATTCCTTGTCTCTTCACTAGGAACATATCCAATTCCCTTCTGGACGATCAAGGAGAAGGTCAAAGTCGCATCTTCGTTGATGGTGGCTAGGTGCTGATTAGGCGTAACCACGTCCACATAATCATTCACAAGATCAGAGCCCTTAATGGTGGCTGGTCCTTTGAAGGAGTAGTCCAAAGTGACGCGCTCGGCATCTCCTCTCATCTTGAATCGAATGCTTTTAAGATTGACGATGAAGAGAGCCACATCCTCCATAATCCCACGAACCGAATCAAACTCGTGTGCGGCTCCTTCGATTTTTAGGGCGGTAGGTGCAAATCCCACAGAGCTACCCAAGAGAAGTCTTCTCAAGGGGTGAGCAAGGGTGATTGCATAGCCCGACTCAAAAGGATAGGCAGAGATCTTGATCTTGTTCTTGCCGATTTCCTGAATGGAAATATCCGTCGGAATATAGGGAGAAGTTTTAATATTTTTCATTATGCCGCACCTAATTATTTAGAGTATAGCTCAACGATTAGTCTCTCTTCGACAGGGATTACAACCTCTTCGCGCTCGGGAAGTCGAGTGAAGATTCCAAAGACTTTAGCTTGATCCACATCCACCCATGGAGCGATACCTGTTTGCTTAGTGAGCTCGATGGAGCGCTGAACTTGGGGATTGTTTTTGCTTTTTTCGCGAATCTCTACCTTCTGTCCAGGAAGAACCATATAAGAAGGAATATTCACACGCTTGCCATCAACTAGAACATGCCCATGGCTAACCATTTGTCGAGCAAATCTTCTAGTGGTCGCAAAGCCCATTCGGTAGACCACGTTATCAAGGCGTCGCTCCAAAAGCTTAATCAAAAGCTCTCCCGTGTTGCCTTCGAGTCGGTTAGCCTCTTGGAAAATGCTTCGGAACTGCTTCTCAGAAATTCCATACATGAATTTTGCTTTTTGCTTCTCTCGGAGCTGTAGTCCATACTCAGAAATTTTGCTTCTTCTTTGACCATGCTGACCGGGAGCGTAAGGTCTTTTTTCCAAGGAGCTTTTACCGGCGAGTCTTCGCTCACCTTTAAGGTTAAGGCTGACTCCAAATCTTCTTTCGATTTTTTCTACTGGTCCTCTATATCTTGCCATTTACATTTCTCCTTAACTTACACTCTTCGGCGCTTGGGCGGTCGGCATCCATTGTGGGGCAATGGAGTGACATCTTTAAACCACAATACTTTGATTCCTTCAATAGAACCGAGGCTCTTTACGGCTGTTTCGCGTCCACTTCCAGGACCTTGAACCTTGATTCCAAGTTCCTTGATTCCGTGCTCTTTGGCCTTTACTACTGCATCCTCAACCGCTTGTTGCGCTGCATAGGGAGTCGATTTTTTGCTTCCCTTGAAGCCCAAAGCCCCCGCGGTACTCCAGCAAATAACATTTCCCATCTCATCAGTGATCGTAACGCTAGTGTTATTGAACGTTGCAGCGATGTGAATGATTCCTCGGGCTATATTCTTCTTGACAACTCTTTTTTTGTTTGTTACTTTTCTTTTTGCCATTCCCTACCCCTTACTTGCTCGCGCTTCCGACGGTTTTTCTCTTGCCTTTTCTAGTTCTCGCGTTGTTCTTAGTGGTTTGACCGCGAACAGGCAGACCCTTTCGGTGTCGAAGACCTCGATAGCTTCCTAGATCCATCAACGCTTTGATATCCATAGTGACTTTTTTTCTCAAATCACCCTCGACAGCGTATGATTCTTGGATCTTCTTGCTGATAAGCGAAACTTCGTCTTCGCTCAACTCTTGGACGCGCTTGTCCAAAGAGATATTGACGGCACTTAGGATATCTCTGGAGGTCTTGAGTCCAATTCCATAGATATAGGTGAGTGCATATTCAATTCTTTTTTTCTTGGGCAAATCAACACCAGCAATTCTCGCCATGGTTTATCCTTGTCTCTGTTTGTGTTTAGGGGTGCTGCAGATCACTCTGACGATCCCTTTTCTCTTAATGATTTTGCATTTATCGCACATCTTCTTGACTGATGGTCTTACTTTCATCGTTGTTTACTCCTGTCATTTAAACCAAATCAACTTTTAGCCAAACCGAAATTGTATTTTTCAAGTAATCAAGGTCGGCGATTCTACATTAAAGTTAATTAAAAGCTACTTATATCTAAACGTGATTCGGCCCTTGTCTAGGCTATAGGGGGTGAGCTCAATCTTGACCCTATCTCCAGGGAGAATCTTGATATAGTGCATTCTCATGCGCCCCGCGATGTGACACAAAATCACATGCTTATTATCGAGCTCTACCCTAAAAGTCGCGTTGGGTAGCGCCTCGATCACCTTTCCGTCCACCTCTATCACATCATCTTTTGCCATTTTTGCTTTCTACTCCTTTGAAAGTATCTCGGCTCTTCCATTGACGATTGCCACGGTGTGCTCGTGATGGCTTCCGTTGAGTCCGTCATGGGAAACCACCGCCCACTTATCTGACAATATCTTTGCCTCTCCGCTTTTTTGGCAGATCATCGGCTCAATACAAAAGACCATTCCCTCACGAATCTTGGGTCCCTGCTTGGGATTCCCTCCTTCAAGATAGTTAGGAATCTCAGGTTCTTCATGAGGTTTTCGACCAATTCCATGACCGCAGAATCCCCTCAAAGGGACCATACCCCTCTTGAGAATAAACTGCTCAATCAAATGACTCAGCTCTTTAAAGCGCATATCCACCCGAATCGAATCGATGGCATACAAGAGGGCATCACGAGAGCAGGCCATAAGGGCTTCATCGTTTTGGGTCACAGCGCCAATCCCAAAGGTTGCAGCGCCATCTCCAAACCAGCCTTTATACTCTGTCCCAATATCCACTCCTAATATATCTCCCTCTTTGAGCTGATAACCATTTGGAATCCCATGAATGATCACCTCGTTGACGGAGGTGCAGATCGCACCTGGGAAACCATAAAGCCCTTTAAATGAGGGCCTTGCCCCTTGGGAACGGATGAAATCCTCCGCTATCTTATCTAGCTCTAAGAGAGAAATTCCGGGTTTTGCATGCTCCCGAAGGAGAGAGAGGGTCTGAGCAACGATCCGATTGGCCGATGCTAGAGCCTTGATCTCTTCGGGTTTGCGAATTGCAATAGCCATGTTCTTATAAGCCCACGGCGCTTAGGGTTTGATACTTGCTCATGTAAATCTGAGCCTCAATCTTTCTCATGGTGTCAATAGCGACTTGAACAACGATGAGCACTGCGGTTCCTCCAAAATAGAAAGGAACCCCCATGCTTTTGACAAGCACCCAAGGAAGGGTTGAGATGAGCGCCAAATAGAGCGCTCCCCAAAAAGTCAAACGGCTGGCAACCTCATTCAAGAATCCTGCGGTTCCCTCACCGGGGCGCAATCCTGGAATAAAGCCTCCCTGTCGCTTGAGATTCTCAGAGATATCCTTCGCGTTGAACACGATCGAAGAGTAGAAATAGGCAAAAAAGATCACTAGCCCAAACATAATCACATTATAGGCGTAGCCATTAGGACTCAAAAAGTCCGCAATTGCCATGACGGTGCTGTTGCTTGACGCCTGTAAAAGGGTCGAAGGAAACATGAGCAACGCCGAAGCAAAAATAGGAGGAATCACCCCGCTAAGGTTGAGCTTAATCGGAATATAGTTCATCACGCGCTTGTTTTGATTCTGCATCATCACCTTGCGAGCATAAGAGACAGGCACTCGCCTCTCGCCAAGCTCCACGAAAATGATGGAGAGAACTGTAGCGATGATGATCACCACAATCGCCAACAACACCAAGAAGTTGATCTCGCCAGTATTGACTAGCTTGAAGGTTCCTCCAATGGCGGCTGGGATTCCAGAGACGATACCCGCGAAGATAATTAGACTGATTCCGTTCCCCATGCCTCGCTGAGTGATCTGCTCTCCAATCCACATGAGCATCATGGTTCCTGCCAGCATAGAGAAAGCCGAAACCGCAATGAACACGTTCATGTCAATTAGAATCGCCCCTTGAGGACCTCCGCCGATACTTTTAAGTCCAATAGAGACTCCCACAGCCTGAACCAGCGTGATGACCACGGTCGCATATCGCACAATCTGCATATATTTAACCATTCCATCGCGCTCTTTTTTCATTTTGGCCAATGTGGGGAAAGTCGCGGCAAGAAGCTCCATGATGATGGAGGCAGTGATGTAGGGCATGATCCCGAGCGAGATGATGCTGAGGCGCTCAACGGCATTACCGCTGAACATATTAAAGAGCCCCAGCGCGTTGCCGGAGTTGCTATCAAAGAAAGCTTTGATAACCGCCGTATCAACGCCAGGAACCGGAACGTACGCCAACACTCTATAGGCTAGCAAGAAGCCGAGCGTAATGAGAATCTTGTTGACGATCGCTTTATTCATTAGGCTCGTCCGCTTGTGGTGATTCTCTCGTCTTTGATTTTGGAAGCTAGCTCAGAAGCTCCTTTGCCGATCAATTTGATCTTGAGCGTGCTAGCAGGGAATTTATGGACGGAGGCGATGCTATCAAGAGTGATTTCAGCCAGCTCAGCCACTTTAGTGATCTTCTCTACGTTGATCACATAAGGTTTGGCGATTTGAGTGGTGAAGCCCACCTTGGGAAGTCGTCTCTGGAGGGGTTGCTGACCCCCTTCAAAGCCTCTCTTCGCCTTGTAGCCTGTTCGAGCGGTTTGACCTTTGCCTCCTCTAGTGGAGGTTTTGCCCATGCCGCTTCCTTGACCTCGACCGACTCGTTTTCGATCTTTTGTGCTGCCTTGGGCAGGCTTGAGGTTTTCTAGTGCCATGGCTTTTCCTTACGCTTTGATTCGGCTCAACGCATCAATCGTAGCGCGAACTACGTTGTATGGGTTGTTTGAACCTAAAGATTTAGTCAAGATATCCTTAATGCCAGCCAATTCGATCACAGGTCGAGCCGATCCACCGGCGATCACCCCTGTACCCTCGCTAGCAGGCTTAAGAAGAATCTTGCTTGCATTATACTTATGCTCGATATCATGAGCGATGGTGGTTCCTTTGACATTCACCTTGATGATGTTTTTGAACGCATCATCCACCGCTTTTTTGATCGCATCGGGAACCTCTTTAGCTTTTCCGAGGCCAAAGCCTACCAAGCCATTTTTGTTACCCACGACTACAAGAGCGTTGAAGCGGAATCTTCGACCCCCTTTGACGACCTTGGTCACTCTGCCGATGTTAACGACAACCTCTTTAAATTCGTCTCGATTGATTTCCATTTTTACCCCTTACAGACCGATTCCGTTCTCTCGAAGAGAGTCCGCAAAACTAGCAACGACACCGTGATAGAGGTAACCGTTACGATCAAACACTACTTCTTTGATACCGGCTTCCTGCAATGAGGCCGCAAAAGAAGCGGCGATTTTCTTCGCCTCCTCTTTATTGTTTCCAAGACCAAGCTTCTTACCATCCACGCTCGCTAGAGTGAGACCACTCTCATCATTGATCGCTTGCGCATAAAGGTATCGGTTGGAGCGGAAGAGAGAGACTCTAGGCTTCTGGGCGGTGCCGAAAATCTTGCCTCGAACGCGAAGTTTTCGCTTAGCGCGGAGGGCATTTTTTCTTTTCAATACTTTTTCTAACATGACCTATCCTTACTTCTTAGAAGTCTTGCCGGCTTTTCGGATGATGGTTTCATCACTAT comes from Wolinella succinogenes DSM 1740 and encodes:
- the infA gene encoding translation initiation factor IF-1: MAKDDVIEVDGKVIEALPNATFRVELDNKHVILCHIAGRMRMHYIKILPGDRVKIELTPYSLDKGRITFRYK
- a CDS encoding hydrogenase small subunit — translated: MERTQELFKKASQRLQELSSLPAIREDKDIPQMLEEKGIERRDFMKWAGAMTAMLSLPATFTPLTAKAAELADRLPVIWLHMAECTGCSESLLRTDGPGIDSLIFDYISLEYHETVMAAAGWQAEHNLEHAIEKYKGRYVLMVEGGIPAGSSEFYLTVGPHGTTGAEHARHASANAAAIFAIGSCSSFGGVQAARPNPTNAQPLSKVTNKPVINVPGCPPSEKNIVGNVLHFILFGTLPSVDAFNRPMWAYGLRIHDLCERRGRFDAGEFVQEFGDEGAKKGYCLYKVGCKGPYTFNNCSKLRFNQHTSWPVQAGHGCIGCSEPDFWDTMGPFEEPVANRLYATAFDGLGADKTADKIGITLLAATAVGVAAHAVLSMMVKDKENN
- the secY gene encoding preprotein translocase subunit SecY, whose translation is MNKAIVNKILITLGFLLAYRVLAYVPVPGVDTAVIKAFFDSNSGNALGLFNMFSGNAVERLSIISLGIMPYITASIIMELLAATFPTLAKMKKERDGMVKYMQIVRYATVVITLVQAVGVSIGLKSIGGGPQGAILIDMNVFIAVSAFSMLAGTMMLMWIGEQITQRGMGNGISLIIFAGIVSGIPAAIGGTFKLVNTGEINFLVLLAIVVIIIATVLSIIFVELGERRVPVSYARKVMMQNQNKRVMNYIPIKLNLSGVIPPIFASALLMFPSTLLQASSNSTVMAIADFLSPNGYAYNVIMFGLVIFFAYFYSSIVFNAKDISENLKRQGGFIPGLRPGEGTAGFLNEVASRLTFWGALYLALISTLPWVLVKSMGVPFYFGGTAVLIVVQVAIDTMRKIEAQIYMSKYQTLSAVGL
- the rplQ gene encoding 50S ribosomal protein L17; the encoded protein is MRHNHGYRKLGRTSAHRKALLKNLAIALVENQKIETTVIKAKELQSYIEKLITKASEGSFNAHRAVFAHLQDKNATNKLVVEIAPKYSDRKGGYTRIVRTRLRKGDAAPLAFIELI
- a CDS encoding UDP-N-acetylmuramoyl-L-alanyl-D-glutamate--2,6-diaminopimelate ligase; the protein is MKVFSHQDEVEFISDDSRECTPKSAFLLTQSSRVYEAAAREKGCKLFLEPKDLHRFLKTDIPLIGVTGTNGKTTTSAAIYSILLDLGYKVALLGTRGFFMNDELIEPKGLTTPPLLELYERIDRAKRAGCDFFVMEVSSHAIDQKRIEGLNFALKILTNITSDHLDYHKSLEHYIQTKNSFFDDSTPKLINKDESKAKFNLQNALSYGIEHPSSYHVKAYSLHGGIEARIAFLEKEASLSSSLFGKHNLYNLLAAVSAVHRLIGGELQEICDMAERFGGVEGRMERVSEEPLVVVDFAHTEDGMRQIFESFPHQEIVVLFGAGGDRDRSKRPKMGAVADRYAKRIYLTSDNPRSEDPLLIIEEIEKGIHHCQKCVKEPDRVQAIRRAVKELEAQEVLLILGKGDEAEQIIGSQKIPMKDRETVLSALGEIRGVR
- a CDS encoding NifU family protein, with product MFPFSDDDLLKPVERVLEKVRPTLALDGGDVSLIGVAAPKVYVRLEGACKGCASSALTLKNGIERQMRLEIHPEIEIVNVPHGMESEWRSL
- the rplR gene encoding 50S ribosomal protein L18, producing MLEKVLKRKNALRAKRKLRVRGKIFGTAQKPRVSLFRSNRYLYAQAINDESGLTLASVDGKKLGLGNNKEEAKKIAASFAASLQEAGIKEVVFDRNGYLYHGVVASFADSLRENGIGL
- a CDS encoding DNA-directed RNA polymerase subunit alpha; amino-acid sequence: MKNIKTSPYIPTDISIQEIGKNKIKISAYPFESGYAITLAHPLRRLLLGSSVGFAPTALKIEGAAHEFDSVRGIMEDVALFIVNLKSIRFKMRGDAERVTLDYSFKGPATIKGSDLVNDYVDVVTPNQHLATINEDATLTFSLIVQKGIGYVPSEETRNLIPEGYIPLDAYFTPVKKATYEIENVLVEDNPTYEKIVLEIETDGLIEPIAAFKDALGVMQKQMSVFNSEWSVSSAESTSSDEEDPELKPLLQKIEALNLSARSFNCLDRAGMKFVGELVLLGENELKEVKNLGKKSFDEIKDKLEEIGYPVGSDLAEEVSSALQKRLNKLK
- the rpsM gene encoding 30S ribosomal protein S13 yields the protein MARIAGVDLPKKKRIEYALTYIYGIGLKTSRDILSAVNISLDKRVQELSEDEVSLISKKIQESYAVEGDLRKKVTMDIKALMDLGSYRGLRHRKGLPVRGQTTKNNARTRKGKRKTVGSASK
- the rpsK gene encoding 30S ribosomal protein S11 — protein: MAKRKVTNKKRVVKKNIARGIIHIAATFNNTSVTITDEMGNVICWSTAGALGFKGSKKSTPYAAQQAVEDAVVKAKEHGIKELGIKVQGPGSGRETAVKSLGSIEGIKVLWFKDVTPLPHNGCRPPKRRRV
- the rpsD gene encoding 30S ribosomal protein S4, producing MARYRGPVEKIERRFGVSLNLKGERRLAGKSSLEKRPYAPGQHGQRRSKISEYGLQLREKQKAKFMYGISEKQFRSIFQEANRLEGNTGELLIKLLERRLDNVVYRMGFATTRRFARQMVSHGHVLVDGKRVNIPSYMVLPGQKVEIREKSKNNPQVQRSIELTKQTGIAPWVDVDQAKVFGIFTRLPEREEVVIPVEERLIVELYSK
- the rpsE gene encoding 30S ribosomal protein S5 produces the protein MEINRDEFKEVVVNIGRVTKVVKGGRRFRFNALVVVGNKNGLVGFGLGKAKEVPDAIKKAVDDAFKNIIKVNVKGTTIAHDIEHKYNASKILLKPASEGTGVIAGGSARPVIELAGIKDILTKSLGSNNPYNVVRATIDALSRIKA
- the map gene encoding type I methionyl aminopeptidase, whose amino-acid sequence is MAIAIRKPEEIKALASANRIVAQTLSLLREHAKPGISLLELDKIAEDFIRSQGARPSFKGLYGFPGAICTSVNEVIIHGIPNGYQLKEGDILGVDIGTEYKGWFGDGAATFGIGAVTQNDEALMACSRDALLYAIDSIRVDMRFKELSHLIEQFILKRGMVPLRGFCGHGIGRKPHEEPEIPNYLEGGNPKQGPKIREGMVFCIEPMICQKSGEAKILSDKWAVVSHDGLNGSHHEHTVAIVNGRAEILSKE
- the rplO gene encoding 50S ribosomal protein L15 — translated: MALENLKPAQGSTKDRKRVGRGQGSGMGKTSTRGGKGQTARTGYKAKRGFEGGQQPLQRRLPKVGFTTQIAKPYVINVEKITKVAELAEITLDSIASVHKFPASTLKIKLIGKGASELASKIKDERITTSGRA
- the rpmJ gene encoding 50S ribosomal protein L36 translates to MKVRPSVKKMCDKCKIIKRKGIVRVICSTPKHKQRQG